A stretch of Tachyglossus aculeatus isolate mTacAcu1 chromosome 3, mTacAcu1.pri, whole genome shotgun sequence DNA encodes these proteins:
- the LOC119925231 gene encoding olfactory receptor 13A1-like — protein sequence MVAPNQTVVTEFILQSFTENPRLQALFFSLFLLLFVMAFVGNVLIIAAIQVSTGLHVPMYFFLANLAILDIICTLSILPKVLQNLIAVKKTISYGGCMNQLFFFSWSLSSELVLFMAMAYDRYMAICQPLHYSKMMSKTVCVGLAAFVWSVGGLISVLLTGLVLSLSFCGPNFIPHFFCEIPPILLLSCTPTYWTSIVTITADMLLAGLNFFLTMVSYGFIIASIMKIRTSEGKKRAFSTCSSHLIVVTLFYSTVIYSYIRPVLGTLGFLDKLVSVLYTVLTPTLNPLIYTLRNKDVKVALKKLFTFPPP from the coding sequence ATGGTAGCCCCGAACCAGACCGTGGTGACAGAGTTCATTTTACAGAGTTTCACTGAAAACCCTCGGCTTCAGGCTCTCTTCTTTagcctcttcctgcttctctttgtaATGGCTTTCGTGGGAAACGTCCTCATCATCGCGGCTATCCAGGTCAGCACCGGACTCCATgtgcccatgtatttcttcctggcCAATCTGGCCATTCTCGATATCATCTGCACTTTGTCAATTCTGCCCAAAGTTCTGCAGAACCTGATCGCGgtgaagaaaaccatctcctatGGTGGCTGCATGAATCAGTTGTTCTTCTTCAGTTGGTCCCTGAGTTCAGAGCTGGTACTCTTCATGgcgatggcctatgaccgctataTGGCTATTTGTCAGCCTTTGCACTACAGCAAGATGATGAGCAAGACAGTGTGCGTTGGGTTGGCTGCTTTCGTGTGGAGTGTTGGTGGGCTCATTTCTGTACTCCTCACGGGTCTCGTCCTCAGCTTATCCTTCTGCGGGCCCAACTTCATCCCTCACTTCTTCTGCGAAATCCCCCCCATACTGCTGCTTTCTTGTACCCCAACCTACTGGACTTCCATCGTGACCATCACGGCAGATATGCTCCTGGCCGGCCTGAATTTCTTCCTCACCATGGTATCCTACGGCTTCATCATAGCCAGCATCATGAAGATCCGCACCAgcgagggaaagaagagagcatTCTCTACCTGCTCCTCCCATCTCATCGTGGTGACCCTGTTTTACTCCACCGTGATATATAGTTACATCCGTCCAGTTCTGGGGACCTTGGGATTTCTGGACAAATTGGTGTCTGTATTGTACACGGTCTTGACTCCGACTCTGAACCCGCTCATTTACACACTGAGAAATAAAGATGTCAAAGTGGCACTAAAGAAACTCTTCACATTTCCACCGCCATAG